cacacacacacacacacacacacacacacacacacacacacacacacacacacacagggagtttGGAGGAATAGCACAGGGTCGGGTCAGCGCCCCTGGAGCATTTAagaggttaagtgccttgctcaagggcacaacagcatgAGTTCATGagagcttttattttgaagcctGAAAACAGGAAGTTCCGTTTTTGTGCTGCCGCAAACATATTACATCCTCTAAAGATCAAAGTACAAGAACATAGGGAAATATTATGCGTGAGAAATCATTCCTAAAGTTAATCCTTACGAATTGCTTTATTGAATGAACGATGGCGTTTGACCGTCACCTTTCTTTTCCGGTGGGGCGCTCATAGTGTGAAATCAACATCTGCATCGGTAGTAACCGCAGGAACACTTTTGACGGATATATTATGCATTTATAAGAACTTCGTCTTCAGATAAACAAAGGTAAGTGTATTTGATCTCAATACTTGACAGCCACAGTGTCGGCATTATATTGTCTTATGCCGTTgtttgttatttcataatttatttATCCTTGTTCCAGGTTTTCCAGGAGGCTATTGTATGCAAGAGGGTGGACCGAATTGGGTTTAGGCTTAACGTTACAGTAAAATGTCAGGAGTTAAATCAGACTCACCCACCGCCGTTACCGATGTACATACAGGCTCAAAGATGCAGAGAGTAATTTACGTTACTTACCTCATAGCTGTCCTGGATATCACATGCATGTTTTTACAGTTTTCCATCACTCCTGTAAGTATTTGTGTTTTAATGTCTATTTTAGTACCCAGGTTACAAAgtggttgtttttgttgttatatGATTCGCCTATATTGATAGAGATGAGAAAGAAAACAATGCCGTTTATTTCAATACTTTCGATATCAGAATGGATACAAAAAGTAGGCTACGTGTGATATGCATTAATTTGCTGTTATTCAAATGTATTGTAGATATTTGCCATTTACTAATAGGTTTGAACAGTTATAAATGGCCTTGGGATTGTTGACATATTTGACATAGGCCTACATCTAAAACAATAGATAGAAAAATGGCCTTACCTGGGCCTTCTTGAGGGCACCATCGTTTTTGATAAAGGATTGTGACTATGCGCGTTGAAAGCAGTATATCTATGACAATCTAGTATGAATTAattacagtggcgattttagcatgtaaatcttggtgggaccAAAAAACGAATGTGggatacatgccagcaaagccacaacacaacactaaacaatatattcattgcactataacgtTGACAAACGGTGCCtgcaaactgttagggcctacataaagctgtcccaacatcttaccactgctacacctggctatcagcagagccttgtctggcagcgaaacagttcttTCAGCCACATTtaatgcctttaaaaaaaaacatagctgtatGTCTCCCTGAAAAGCcaggctgacttgcttaaacaaatgtggtttctactaaaaattgagatgtacaaactattcATATAAGGGACGACCAGAGGATAAGAGCAACTCCGATAAAtttcgatgaagacattaatgagccgctaggacggacgtagagtcaatataactatttgttcagcactttgaaatgtacaacaacaaattcagaacatgggccgtgtCTTAGcatggcacaaatcatgcttcattggaCAGACatgccaatgttgaatgttatcattttaaactaggaaagaGACCCCGGTTAATGCTTAGACTTGGGatccacacagccactccactgaatagcagctAATGATATTGCTTTGCAATGCTGCAGTAGCCACTGATTCattccaaacaactcattgttgaatttgcggcAAATCACGGCTCAACGCTCCCTATTTCCGCTGCTGCGCCCACACCACCAGAAACACTGAGCTGGGCTGAAAACCCTGCATTTGAGctcccttactcaagaaaactgaaaaaagagaccatgtttgtatgcagcgtTTATTTAActcaataatatatatttttacattgtttgccaaAACTGATATGTTACAGTATTAATGTCAAataaacatgcaaaacaggcaaagcccaaaaaaattacaaaatattttttaattatatttgcaaaaaatgtcgGCTCAAAAACAGCCCTGGATGACAGTCACCACTGATTAATTATGtatcaatatttaaaaaatgtatatgtatttACGTTGAACTCTCACCAGTTCAGTATTGTGCGAAGAAGCTCGATTTACACCCGATGGATGGCTATTTGCAAACCATGGTTGGTGTCGTCCAATTGTTGGGAAGCCATATTTGGCAGGTGAGCAAAACTCTGTGACTGAAATACATAATCTGTTACATAACCACAGTCTGTATACTTTAATACTCCAACCCTGCCTCAAAGATGCACCAATTGCTGCGGCAATTAGTTTTAAAGTGCTGGCTCACTTAAATGTAATTGAGTTACTGTTCAATGGACTCGGGGCAACGACCATACAGAGAGGCCTTATCAGGACTGAGTCCAGACACAAATCGCAGCTGGATGTGTTGGATGGCCCATATGTTTGCAATTTCAATATAATCAGGATTTTTCTGTTTCGTAGTTGCAGACCTTTTTGTGCCAGGCGAGCAATTGTCTATCCTGCACTGCCTCTGTAGTCTACTATGGGTTACTAGCGATAGCTGACAGTCCTCTCATGCTCTTCATCCACAAAACTCCCCGCTGTCTTGATGCATGGCTTGCCTGTAAGTGCTACACTGCCTGTtgtttattaacctttatttagcaggaagtcccattgagaccaaggtctctttttcaagggagccctgcatgacATGATCCACAGCAATTACACAATCACAGTTAAAGACAAATATACTCTGTTGTTCCCTTCATACTCAAACTCCCAGATAAGTCCTCATGTACCATGTACCGCTAGACCTACTGTACTAGACAGCCTCTACAGATCCTTTAGATCTACGATGGCCTTTAGGGACCTACATGTACTGACAGCTATCTAACAGACCTTAGATGTTGTATGAAGCCTTCAATCCTTAGTATCTGTACTAGGATCTACTGTACTAGACAGCCCTACTAGGATATCTACGATTTACTAGCAGCCTCTAACAGATCTTAGATCTTGTACTAGACAGCTCGACAGATCCTTTAGATCTACTGTACTAGACAGCCCTCTAACAGATCCTTTAGGACTCTTCTGACTATACTAGACAGCCCTCTAACAGATCCTATAGGACCTCCTGTACTAGGATCTACTTACTGACAGCCCTCTAACAGATCCTATAGACCTCCTGTACTAGGACCTACTGTACTAGACAGCCCTCTaacaggtcccgtgtggctcagttggtagagcatggcgcttgcaacgccagggttgtgggttcattccccacgggggaccaggatgaatatgtatgaactttccaatttgtaagtcgctctggataagagcgtctgctaaatgacttaaatgactaaaatgactaACAGATTCCATAGACCTTCTTGTCACTAGGCAACCTCCTGTACTAGACAGCCCTCTAACAGATCCTATAGGACCTCCTGTACTAGACAGCCCTCTAACAGATCCATATATGTCTCTCTATACCCCATATGTTCCAGCGTTACTAAAGTGTGTATAAGTCTGACTTGTTGTGCTCCTCTCACCAGGATAAGTCTGACTTGttgtgctcctctctcctctcaccaggaGCCCAGATGGTAGTGACTGACCTGACAGAACCTGACAAGCGGGCAGATGCCCTTGGCAAGCTAGGCCTATGTTTTGGCATTGGCATGGTTGCCGGCTCCACCTTGGGCGGTACACTAAGCACACGTTATGGGTGGGTGAAGCACCTCAATGCTCACAGATTCTAGTCCAATCCAAGAGCTGGAATTTAGCCGTGTCACATCCCTGCTCTGGCTTTTCCAGGGAGACATTTGCTGCTTGTGTAGCTGCTGGAGGGAGCTTCATCAGCTTCCTGTTGGTTTGGACGTTTATCCCTAAACACACTAAGATACAAGCTCcacaggacaacacagacagTAAGACTCTACACCTACCTCACAACACACTATTCACTCTCTAAAgggtttgtgcgtgcgtgtgtttgtgtatgggtgtgtttgtgtttgtgtatgggtgtgtgtgtgtgtggtgaaaaaAATAGAATTTCTGCTTTATCTGACACTTACTGTGGCCTGTGTGACATGGGGACATCCATAATGTGTGGTATTTGACACGTGACTTCATATGTGAGTTGCGTGTGACGTATTTTCCTGGTTCTGCAGAGAAGAGCAATGCCAAGTCAGTCTTTGACCTGGGTGAGATCACCAGACTGATGAAGTTCCCTGGTGTGGCCAAAACCTTCATGGTCAAGATCATCTCAGGTCTGCCATCAGGTGGGTGTCCTCCACTGTTACCTATAAGAGTTGTTTATTCTRCACCTGTCTTAGTTTAGACTCATCTGAGGGAGAACTAATCACTTAGCAGGAATGTGTTGCTGTAGAACTGGAACCAGTGATGTAGTGAAAGGGTAAAAGCACYTAACACAGTTCACCTACAGATTTTATTTGGAGAATAGCATTTATGCACACTTAACGCAAACCAATGTTCAGCGTTTAACAATCTTAATAAAAACTACAACACCCCATCTCAACCAATGTTCAGTGGTTAATGacctttttatttatatatatatatatatatatatatatatatatacacgtaaTTGTCTttttagtgtgtctgtctgtgttttcatgGAGTCCGTTTTAACAACCTCAAGGGATTCTGTCTCAGGTATCTTTCAGGTCATGTTCTCTGTTATCGCCATGAACTTCTTCCAGCTGGCGCCAGAGCAGAATGGCTACCTTATGGCCTACTTTGGGATCGTGTCAATGGTATGGAGCAAGGATGCTCACGACatatacatttagtcatttagcagatactcttatccagagacacattacatttagcagaaactcttatccagagacacattatatttagtaatttagcagacactcttatccagagacacttcCATtatatttagtcatttagcagacgctcttatccagagtgacttacagttagtgcagtcatcttaatatatatgtggttgtcccaactAGCTCAGTCATTTTTCCTCAGTGAAGTAGTTAGTCAGCTGTTAATGttagtaggaaaagacaagtgtgAGTTTGTTTCTTTTATACTCTCATTGTGGCCTCTCTTTATTTTGTGGTATTTTGCACCTGTGCTGCTAAATTAGCGATGACGTTGTTTGCGCGTCAGCTCGACTGGCGATCCCGTGTTCACCACGTTATTTGACCACTACATTRCTGGTTAGGACAACACYATGTATRTACAGTAATTAAAAGTTTAGATGGCTAAATTCTCCTGAAATCTCCAGGATATCAAATCCCCTCCCTTGTGGGAACAGGATTTAATAGAGCAACTCTGGTGAGAAATGAACTTTTTTGGGTCCAATTTTTCCAGGTAATCCAAGGGGGAGTGATTGGCCGGCTGACCTCAAAGTACTCTGAGAACTCACTGCTTCTCCTCTCCATCGGCATGTCAAGTCTGGTGGGCCTGGCTCAGGTATAGAGGATTCATTTCATCTTGTCAAGTCTGGTGGGCCTGGCTCAGGTATAGAGGATTCATTTCATCTTGTGATAAATGCAGGGTTGTATATAttcaccgtagcaaaacgttcagcaaaaaaaaaggaaaaaaagtggACAGTTTCAGTCTCTCCCCGTTTCATTCGTTTTATTTCCGTTTtgtgcctaatgaatatgaccctttTGTAAAACCTTTGATCTTAAAAGGTTAAGGTTTCGTTCTCTCCTTGGCAGGTCTTCATGGCTAACGTGTTCCAGTTCTGCTTCATCGTTCTCCCCATGATGTTCTCTCTCAGCGTGTTCAACGTCATCACTGACAGCATGCTGACAAAGACTGTGCCTTCCTCCGATACCGGTGAGACAATTAAGCGTTTCAAACACATATGTTGAGAAATGTGTAGGGGGGGCATCAGTTAAATCATTGCCTAAcctaacaacaaaaaaacgttaaaaaaaaaaaatcacctacCGAGAAAGAATCACAGTTGGTGTCGTAACATTCTGAAAGAAAGTTTAGCATTGAAGTGCAACTTCTGTCTGTTTTGCTCTGGACATTTTTCTGATTGGTTCTCTTCACTGTTCTGCAGGCACGATGCTGGGCCTGTGTGCCTCTGTGCAGTCTCTGCTCCGTACCATCGGCCCCACGATTGGAGGCTTCTTGTATCACAACTACGGAGTGGCCTCTTTTGGGTTCATCCAGTTTGTCGTGAACATGGTCGTGTTTGTGTTTATGCTTAGAAACATGGTCAACAGCAAAGATGAGCACAGAGAATGACATTCCACAGACTTAAATACATAGGGCATTTTAAAAGTGACCTAAATATAGTTTTATATTATCAGAgaattttattatatttctataAATGGACAagaatataaaatgcaacaatttcctagattttactgagttacagttcatataaggataaaaaatatatacagtatatctgaatATTGTACTTGTGATTTGATATTCAATAAACAGGAACGTTCAGAAGAACAGTTGTTTACTGGAGATGCCACTTACATATAAAATCCTTTGTTGATTCTGCAGATGTGATTTTTGTGTTTGTCAAACAGAAGGTTTGGCAATAAACCCAATCTATTAGTAACTAGTAGATGGTCACTGCTGTAGTTGTGTTAGCTCTACAGAATCTCAATTTAATATTTGCTCAACCATTTCAAAAActgaagataaaaaataaatgttttgttaaaatgtttatttcaagGTCTCACACATTCCATATTCCTATAAAAGATTTCTCATCCCTCTGCTATCGTTGCAACATGCCTAACACCTGCTCAAAGCATGTTATTTTGTCATGTAAAAGACCAAAACCCCKAAGGAAGCCTCTGTAACAAATGTTTCTGTAATCATCTCTGCATTGCAATCGTGCATTAATTCAACTTCACTGTCTATCAACTTCACTGTCCTCTGTCATAATATCAGAATAAAAAAAGGAATGATATGCAGTCATGATGGAGAGAGGGAAKTGAAACCTCAATGGACGGCTGTATGACACGCTGCCAACCAATAGCAGCACTTTGCAGTGGAGAGCTAAAACTATCATGGTGTGACTAGTCAATCTACAGCACATGGAAGCCTGGGCCAACAAAGGGTTTCAGAGGACTCATTTCCCCTTTCAACAGACAACCTGTTGCCTACAGGGATAGTTCACCTGAATGTCATCATGTTTTCAGCATGCAGGTTGTCGTCGGGCCAGGGAGTCTACAACTAGTAGGTTATTATTACTTTGCTAAAGCCACAACGCCAGCGGAGCACAACTAGTATAGGTTATTCTAGTGCAGAGACCGTCAGTCGGCCAGGGGCTACAACTAGTAGTTATTATACTTAACATAAACAAACCACAGACACGTTGTCGCGGCCAGAGTCTACAACGTAGTAGGGTTTTAATTACTTTGCTAAAGGCAACCACAGAAACAACTTTAGCATCGCATCGATTACCCCCAGTGTGGTTTTACGCAGAGTTCATTTTGCGCAACGCATTTAGTTAAAGCTTAAAAACAAGTGAAACGGAAGTCATTCCATTACCAATCCTTAGCCGCTGGTAGGCTGTAGGAAAGTAAACTGAATCAACCGTAGTATGCATCAATcaccaacaaacaacaacacaaatgtaTCAATTAGGTGATTTTGATTTGAACCAAAACCTTTAACGGGACGCCCATGGAGTGCACGCAAGGAGCCCAGGTTTGCCAACGGTCTTTAAACCAACTGGGAGTGATTCATCTTCCCCAGCCTGCTCTCATGTTAAAAGCAGGAGGAGAAAGAATAACGCCTCCACCATATTCACTTCACCGTATCCTGAACGTGTCAACTTCAGAGTGAGGCTAAACAAAACGAGGAGATCATTCTTTAGACTATTGAAAACCACGCCCAGGTCTCTCTGGCCTCAGCACACCAATAGGTCAGGGCCCCCAGAATCCACAGTGATTTTTGTTGTCGTAATTtgctgaagagaaaaaaaaagcttTTATTTTGCTGCTGTAAATTCTGCATGAGGGAAAAGTTTTGTCGTGTGGCTGAATGAACTATATTTTGCGTAAATGTGAGATGATTGTGAAATGGCAAGCGCTCTTTTTTTCTACTCGGGTGTATGGGTACTATTTTATGCGGAAATATTGCGACGATTTGATCTTTATTCAGAAATAGTGCGTGATTGGTCCAAATTCTTACAAGCCCTACATAGATACGCAGGAATTGTTAGATTTAGCAAAAAAATGGATGTGGAGGAAACAGaataaacagggggggggggacaaaatgaGGACAGAACTATCGCTATGGGCGAAAGCAGCGTCCCCAGGGGCGGAAGCAGCGTTGCCTCCAGGGCGGAGCAGCGTCCTCCAGGGGGCGAAGAGCAAAGAGCAGATACAGCCGTCCAGGGGGCGTGTTCAGCGAGGACCCGCAACGTTtctggaacgttcagatagaataTAGGCTATGTTAGAACAAACATGCTCTCTCTGACATTAGATTAAGGAATCATGATCGGCCAATCAATACGGCTTAGACTATCTGCACATTCGAGAACGTGTTGAACAAACTGAAACGTGCCCAGGACTTCTCAGCAGCCATTTCTGATTGCTGAGATACTCTTGTTGCAGTTTCTCTGCTGTGACCTCGTAGAGTTTCCGCAGCTTCTTGGTCTGCTCCCTTACTGAGATCCTTCCCCTACACATCCACGCGTGGGAACCTGTTGGAGGAGCGAGAACGTGCCTGTCAAAAACACTTGACTATTCAATTAAGCCTTGTAGATATCAAGGAG
The window above is part of the Salvelinus sp. IW2-2015 unplaced genomic scaffold, ASM291031v2 Un_scaffold5892, whole genome shotgun sequence genome. Proteins encoded here:
- the LOC112078578 gene encoding solute carrier family 22 member 18, with translation MHGLPGAQMVVTDLTEPDKRADALGKLGLCFGIGMVAGSTLGGTLSTRYGETFAACVAAGGSFISFLLVWTFIPKHTKIQAPQDNTDKKSNAKSVFDLGEITRLMKFPGVAKTFMVKIISGLPSGIFQVMFSVIAMNFFQLAPEQNGYLMAYFGIVSMVIQGGVIGRLTSKYSENSLLLLSIGMSSLVGLAQVFMANVFQFCFIVLPMMFSLSVFNVITDSMLTKTVPSSDTGTMLGLCASVQSLLRTIGPTIGGFLYHNYGVASFGFIQFVVNMVVFVFMLRNMVNSKDEHRE